One Gemmatimonadales bacterium genomic region harbors:
- a CDS encoding HEAT repeat domain-containing protein has product MKRFGDLVALLRVDPGNDAAQDLALAAACRAVSARAVSVEGGVERGIPDDGLSLSGRLRARQIDALHVAAGASARELLVLARALSHDTTPVVASAHVRIEALVAVARAGFDFTGGPASDPLGPPRDDTDRRHWLERRRAFGARWRAREHRTAADRRARGERRLRALKHHEIEIAQLLNRLDHAALLSSWKHALELADCLRAYAPRVPAEARRTFGIVARRHLPPAALDGMVGVALREPGLRNAAAGVLQWAGLAGAEVMLAAICRSEGVAGSEFLYDALGEMDEAFVCVAPLLASLHWHEVRHAALILGRQRRPEALEPLQRRLGHGDERVRAAVLHALAEFPLDASADAFRSALAHPSAGTRAAAAAALARPEAAAFADALTSALRQERDAAAWAAVARALGAIASADTCDALASAALARRKLFAMRGFGVTRRRAAVAALARASGGLAAAALERVAREGDAPVREAARAALASRYKAVTAP; this is encoded by the coding sequence GTGAAGCGGTTTGGAGATCTGGTTGCGCTGCTCCGGGTCGACCCCGGCAACGATGCCGCCCAGGACCTGGCGCTCGCCGCCGCCTGCCGAGCCGTATCGGCGCGCGCCGTGAGCGTCGAGGGCGGCGTAGAGCGCGGCATTCCCGACGACGGGCTCTCGCTTTCCGGCCGCCTGCGCGCGCGGCAGATCGACGCGCTGCACGTAGCGGCGGGCGCGAGCGCGCGAGAGTTGCTGGTGCTGGCGCGCGCGCTCTCGCACGATACCACCCCGGTCGTGGCCAGCGCGCACGTGCGGATCGAGGCGCTGGTCGCGGTCGCGCGTGCGGGCTTCGATTTTACCGGCGGTCCCGCGAGCGATCCGCTCGGACCCCCGCGTGACGACACCGACCGCCGGCATTGGCTCGAGCGCCGCCGCGCATTCGGGGCCCGCTGGCGAGCGCGCGAGCATCGCACTGCCGCTGACCGCCGCGCCCGCGGCGAGCGCCGCCTTCGCGCCCTCAAGCATCACGAAATCGAAATCGCGCAACTCCTCAACCGACTCGATCACGCCGCGCTCCTCAGCAGTTGGAAGCACGCGCTCGAGCTGGCCGATTGCCTGCGCGCGTACGCGCCGCGGGTCCCGGCAGAAGCGCGGCGGACGTTCGGCATCGTGGCGCGTCGCCACCTCCCGCCCGCCGCGCTCGACGGGATGGTGGGCGTGGCGCTCCGCGAGCCCGGCCTCCGCAACGCCGCCGCGGGCGTGCTCCAATGGGCCGGGCTGGCCGGCGCCGAGGTCATGCTTGCGGCCATCTGCCGGAGCGAGGGCGTGGCGGGGAGCGAGTTCCTCTACGACGCGCTGGGGGAAATGGACGAGGCGTTCGTGTGCGTGGCGCCGCTGCTCGCGAGCCTGCACTGGCACGAGGTGCGTCACGCCGCGCTCATCCTGGGCCGCCAGCGCAGGCCTGAGGCCCTCGAACCGCTGCAACGGCGCCTCGGCCACGGCGATGAGCGCGTGCGGGCGGCGGTGCTGCACGCGTTGGCGGAATTTCCGCTCGATGCATCGGCCGATGCGTTCCGATCCGCCCTCGCGCATCCCTCTGCGGGCACGCGCGCGGCCGCTGCTGCGGCACTCGCCCGCCCCGAGGCAGCGGCCTTCGCCGACGCGCTCACCTCGGCGCTCCGGCAGGAGCGCGATGCCGCCGCCTGGGCTGCCGTGGCGCGCGCCCTCGGCGCGATCGCGTCGGCGGACACATGCGACGCGCTGGCGAGCGCCGCCCTCGCGCGGCGCAAGCTCTTTGCGATGCGTGGATTCGGCGTGACCCGGCGCCGCGCCGCGGTGGCCGCACTGGCGCGGGCGTCCGGCGGGCTTGCGGCGGCAGCACTGGAGCGGGTGGCGCGGGAGGGTGATGCTCCGGTCCGGGAGGCCGCGCGCGCGGCGCTCGCCTCCCGGTACAAGGCCGTTACCGCTCCCTAG